The proteins below are encoded in one region of Homo sapiens chromosome 8, GRCh38.p14 Primary Assembly:
- the REEP4 gene encoding receptor expression-enhancing protein 4 isoform 2 (isoform 2 is encoded by transcript variant 2) — translation MVSWMICRLVVLVFGMLCPAYASYKAVKTKNIREYVRWMMYWIVFALFMAAEIVTDIFISWFPFYYEIKMAFVLWLLSPYTKGASLLYRKFVHPSLSRHEKEIDAYIVQAKERSYETVLSFGKRGLNIAASAAVQAATKSQGALAGRLRSFSMQDLRSISDAPAPAYHDPLYLEDQVSHRRPPIGHLALPEGSDEEKDCALRRGQLGSAASAPFLPRALQGSRAIWRDLGLHIWPACTSCLGPTLLTPADG, via the exons ATGGTGTCCTGGATGATCTGTCGCCTGGTGGT GCTGGTGTTTGGGATGCTGTGTCCAGCTTATGCTTCCTATAAGGCTGTGAAGACCAAGAACATTCGTGAATAT GTGCGGTGGATGATGTACTGGATTGTTTTTGCACTCTTCATGGCAGCAGAGATCGTTACAGACATTTTTATCTCCTG GTTCCCTTTCTACTATGAGATCAAGATGGCCTTCGTGCTGTGGCTGCTCTCACCCTACACCAAGGGCGCCAGCCTGCTTTACCGCAAGTTTGTCCACCCGTCCCTGTCCCGCCATGAGAAG GAGATCGACGCGTACATCGTGCAGGCCAAGGAGCGCAGCTACGAGACCGTGCTCAGCTTCGGGAAGCGGGGCCTCAACATTGCCGCCTCCGCTGCTGTGCAGGCTGCCACCAAG AGTCAGGGGGCGCTGGCCGGCAGGCTGCGGAGCTTCTCCATGCAGGACCTGCGCTCCATCTCTGACGCACCTGCCCCTGCCTACCATGACCCCCTCTACCTGGAGGACCAGGTGTCCCACCGGAGGCCACCCATTG GGCACCTCGCGCTCCCTGAAGGTTCGGACGAGGAAAAAGACTGTGCCCTCAGACGTGGACAGCTAGGGTCTGCTGCATCTGCCCCCTTCTTACCTCGTGCCCTGCAGGGCTCCAGGGCTATTTGGAGGGACCTTGGGCTGCACATCTGGCCTGCCTGCACCAGCTGCCTGGGCCCCACCCTCCTGACTCCTGCTGATGGTTAA
- the REEP4 gene encoding receptor expression-enhancing protein 4 isoform 1 (isoform 1 is encoded by transcript variant 1) yields MVSWMICRLVVLVFGMLCPAYASYKAVKTKNIREYVRWMMYWIVFALFMAAEIVTDIFISWFPFYYEIKMAFVLWLLSPYTKGASLLYRKFVHPSLSRHEKEIDAYIVQAKERSYETVLSFGKRGLNIAASAAVQAATKSQGALAGRLRSFSMQDLRSISDAPAPAYHDPLYLEDQVSHRRPPIGYRAGGLQDSDTEDECWSDTEAVPRAPARPREKPLIRSQSLRVVKRKPPVREGTSRSLKVRTRKKTVPSDVDS; encoded by the exons ATGGTGTCCTGGATGATCTGTCGCCTGGTGGT GCTGGTGTTTGGGATGCTGTGTCCAGCTTATGCTTCCTATAAGGCTGTGAAGACCAAGAACATTCGTGAATAT GTGCGGTGGATGATGTACTGGATTGTTTTTGCACTCTTCATGGCAGCAGAGATCGTTACAGACATTTTTATCTCCTG GTTCCCTTTCTACTATGAGATCAAGATGGCCTTCGTGCTGTGGCTGCTCTCACCCTACACCAAGGGCGCCAGCCTGCTTTACCGCAAGTTTGTCCACCCGTCCCTGTCCCGCCATGAGAAG GAGATCGACGCGTACATCGTGCAGGCCAAGGAGCGCAGCTACGAGACCGTGCTCAGCTTCGGGAAGCGGGGCCTCAACATTGCCGCCTCCGCTGCTGTGCAGGCTGCCACCAAG AGTCAGGGGGCGCTGGCCGGCAGGCTGCGGAGCTTCTCCATGCAGGACCTGCGCTCCATCTCTGACGCACCTGCCCCTGCCTACCATGACCCCCTCTACCTGGAGGACCAGGTGTCCCACCGGAGGCCACCCATTG GGTACCGGGCCGGGGGCCTGCAGGACAGCGACACCGAGGATGAGTGTTGGTCAGATACTGAGGCAGTCCCCCGGGCGCCAGCCCGGCCCCGAGAGAAGCCCCTAATCCGCAGCCAGAGCCTGCGTGTGGTCAAGAGGAAGCCACCGGTGCGGGAG GGCACCTCGCGCTCCCTGAAGGTTCGGACGAGGAAAAAGACTGTGCCCTCAGACGTGGACAGCTAG
- the HRURF gene encoding protein HRURF produces MAQPTASAQKLVRPIRAVCRILQIPESDPSNLRP; encoded by the coding sequence ATGGCGCAACCTACGGCCTCGGCCCAGAAGCTGGTGCGGCCGATCCGCGCCGTGTGCCGCATCCTGCAGATCCCGGAGTCCGACCCCTCCAACCTGCGGCCCTAG
- the REEP4 gene encoding receptor expression-enhancing protein 4 isoform 3 (isoform 3 is encoded by transcript variant 3), with the protein MVSWMICRLVVLVFGMLCPAYASYKAVKTKNIREYVRWMMYWIVFALFMAAEIVTDIFISWFPFYYEIKMAFVLWLLSPYTKGASLLYRKFVHPSLSRHEKEIDAYIVQAKERSYETVLSFGKRGLNIAASAAVQAATKGTGPGACRTATPRMSVGQILRQSPGRQPGPERSP; encoded by the exons ATGGTGTCCTGGATGATCTGTCGCCTGGTGGT GCTGGTGTTTGGGATGCTGTGTCCAGCTTATGCTTCCTATAAGGCTGTGAAGACCAAGAACATTCGTGAATAT GTGCGGTGGATGATGTACTGGATTGTTTTTGCACTCTTCATGGCAGCAGAGATCGTTACAGACATTTTTATCTCCTG GTTCCCTTTCTACTATGAGATCAAGATGGCCTTCGTGCTGTGGCTGCTCTCACCCTACACCAAGGGCGCCAGCCTGCTTTACCGCAAGTTTGTCCACCCGTCCCTGTCCCGCCATGAGAAG GAGATCGACGCGTACATCGTGCAGGCCAAGGAGCGCAGCTACGAGACCGTGCTCAGCTTCGGGAAGCGGGGCCTCAACATTGCCGCCTCCGCTGCTGTGCAGGCTGCCACCAAG GGTACCGGGCCGGGGGCCTGCAGGACAGCGACACCGAGGATGAGTGTTGGTCAGATACTGAGGCAGTCCCCCGGGCGCCAGCCCGGCCCCGAGAGAAGCCCCTAA